One genomic window of Ziziphus jujuba cultivar Dongzao chromosome 4, ASM3175591v1 includes the following:
- the LOC132803507 gene encoding uncharacterized protein LOC132803507, giving the protein MSVTHNECVHGCNYSEDEIHVFFLCEVARQIWLASPWGLRWEALRLNDLMSFLHCLFNPTDLIPIHEDDKETFLFFGATMLEYLWKIRNTSYHAIESPYVQLTPDLIRKKVNEMIDATKRDASASHSPEVSDRHIRLSWRKPTAGFIKVNSYATMRSNGCFLAIIARNEEGKVLSIHSFKSKVSIPEVAELEAIAKAMHRAQVHGWTKMIFETDAQTVIKALHMKDRSLIQWASESLFSNIMLNISSFQIVKFSWAPRIANNLAHNVSKWSATYYVVGPIDLIWLPSVCTETVIQKSAPEEAPWIQL; this is encoded by the coding sequence ATAGCGAAGACGAAATACATGTCTTCTTTCTGTGTGAAGTGGCTCGGCAGATTTGGCTGGCGAGTCCCTGGGGCTTAAGGTGGGAAGCCCTGCGGCTCAATGACCTCATGTCCTTCCTCCACTGTCTGTTCAACCCAACAGACTTGATTCCCATACATGAGGATGATAAAGAGACATTCCTCTTCTTTGGCGCCACCATGCTAGAATATTTATGGAAAATCAGGAATACAAGTTACCATGCAATAGAGTCTCCATATGTGCAATTAACTCCCGATTTGATACGCAAAAAGGTCAATGAGATGATCGACGCAACAAAACGGGATGCTAGTGCTAGCCACAGTCCGGAGGTGTCCGACAGACACATCCGTCTTTCTTGGAGAAAACCGACAGCCGGTTTTATCAAAGTAAATTCATATGCAACGATGAGATCCAATGGTTGCTTCCTAGCCATAATTGCCAGGAATGAAGAAGGAAAAGTCCTGTCAATACACTCCTTCAAATCGAAAGTCTCCATCCCTGAAGTAGCCGAGTTAGAAGCTATTGCAAAAGCCATGCACAGAGCCCAGGTTCATGGGTGGACAAAGATGATTTTTGAAACCGATGCCCAGACAGTCATTAAAGCACTCCACATGAAAGATAGATCCCTTATTCAATGGGCTTCAGAAAGCCTTTTCTCAAATATTATGCTTAATATTTCCAGTTTCCAAATTGTAAAATTCAGTTGGGCTCCTAGAATAGCAAACAACTTGGCCCATAATGTTAGCAAATGGTCGGCAACTTATTATGTAGTAGGTCCTATAGACCTAATTTGGTTGCCTAGTGTGTGTACTGAGACAGTGATCCAGAAAAGTGCACCTGAGGAAGCTCCCTGGATCCAACTTTaa